A stretch of Salvelinus namaycush isolate Seneca chromosome 42, SaNama_1.0, whole genome shotgun sequence DNA encodes these proteins:
- the LOC120034718 gene encoding lecithin retinol acyltransferase-like: MITFLQLLSLFFIASKVDEEDKDKDSKYDLSLYKRGDLLEVPRTLFTHFGIYLGNNRVAHFIPDILPVFTKNKAAIGKMVTNNRLILGVIAKLASVRVDSLVDFAYGSEILVNHMDKLCSQPPLEGDEVARRAEKLMGSMTYSLLWYNCEHYVMYCRYGMAISYQTYQFCLTVRKIICSRMNAYLTALCGTGTMLYLGSLTLLNTVPTLLVPFTIWMAS; encoded by the exons ATGATTACCTTCCTCCAACTCCTCAGCCTCTTCTTCATCGCTTCTAAAGTGGATGAAGAGGACAAGGACAAAGACTCGAAGTATGACCTGTCCTTGTACAAACGTGGCGACCTTTTGGAAGTTCCTAGAACTCTCTTCACCCATTTCGGCATCTACCTGGGCAACAACCGGGTGGCCCACTTCATCCCGGACATCCTTCCGGTATTCACCAAGAACAAGGCTGCCATCGGCAAGATGGTGACCAACAACCGGCTGATTCTAGGGGTGATCGCCAAGTTGGCGAGCGTCAGGGTGGACTCGTTGGTGGATTTTGCGTATGGCTCGGAGATCCTGGTCAACCACATGGACAAGCTGTGCAGCCAGCCCCCCCTGGAAGGGGACGAGGTGGCCAGGAGGGCAGAGAAGCTCATGGGCTCCATGACCTACAGTTTGCTGTGGTACAACTGTGAACACTACGTCATGTACTGCCGCTATGGCATGGCCATCAGCTACCAAACCTACCAG TTCTGTTTGACAGTGAGGAAAATCATCTGCAGCAGGATGAACGCCTACCTCACAGCTCTGTGTGGAACGGGCACCATGTTATACCTGGGCTCCCTAACGCTGCTAAACACAGTACCCACCCTGCTCGTCCCCTTCACCATCTGGATGGCATCGTAA
- the LOC120035021 gene encoding lecithin retinol acyltransferase-like, translating to MLDSLTFLVEKLSLLSNFKLFEFKWTDRKRNEAGCKERTMHAPLSLLRGDLLEVPRTLFTHFGIYLGDNKVAHLIPDIMPVLTNDKMIIKTVITNKRLIMGCLYKCATVRVDTLEDFVYDSNILVNHMDRKCKAQQPFPNEDVAERAEQLVGAIPYSLLWNNCEHFVTYCRYGSAESQQTEMFCECLKSIIQDQRSVFLSVLLGMIYVVCFGLAPSTTLPTILISFTLWMAS from the exons ATGCTCGACTCGTTGACATTTCTCGTCGAGAAGCTATCCCTTCTCTCCAACTTCAAACTTTTTGAGTTTAAATGGACGGATAGGAAACGCAATGAGGCGGGATGCAAAGAGCGCACGATGCACGCGCCGTTGTCTCTCCTGAGAGGGGACCTTTTGGAGGTGCCGAGAACTTTGTTCACGCACTTCGGTATCTACTTGGGTGACAACAAAGTCGCTCACCTGATCCCAGATATCATGCCCGTGCTAACCAATGATAAGATGATCATCAAAACAGTTATCACAAATAAGAGACTCATCATGGGTTGCTTGTACAAGTGTGCCACGGTGCGCGTGGACACTTTGGAGGACTTTGTGTATGACTCAAACATATTGGTGAATCATATGGATAGAAAATGCAAGGCGCAACAACCGTTCCCAAATGAAGATGTTGCAGAGAGGGCAGAACAACTCGTCGGCGCCATCCCTTACAGTTTACTATGGAATAACTGTGAACATTTTGTTACATACTGCAGATACGGTTCAGCGGAAAGTCAGCAAACGGAAATG TTTTGTGAGTGCCTGAAATCAATCATCCAAGACCAGAGGAGTGTCTTTCTCAGCGTTCTCCTGGGAATGATCTACGTCGTCTGCTTTGGCCTTGCTCCTTCAACTACATTACCCACAATCCTCATCTCCTTCACTCTGTGGATGGCCAGCTGA
- the LOC120035144 gene encoding fibrinogen gamma chain-like isoform X2, with the protein MAPSLLSTAAGVLLLFSLSSATRGDYSEDCTPRDGFGKYCPTTCGVADYLNKYKPVVDKDLDEMEDILDRITNLTTGATEKVTYMKDSATQHQKSGGDVHYKRSASILDDVLRFEKTIVSQEEQIYQLQGILESNKKRMLDLKQMSIQLDQKCQDPCKDTVEIKPTTGKDCQDIANKGAKTSGLYYVKPLKAKEQFLVYCEIDSFGRGFTVLQRRRDGSVDFNKDWVQYKEGFGYLSPDDTTEFWLGNEKMHLLSTQSSIPYVLRIELTDWVGNKKHADYAMFKLGPEVDMYRLTYAYYFGGDAGDAFDGFDFGDDPSDKFYTSHNGMQFSTSDKDNDKFQGNCAMQDGSGWWMNRCHAAHLNGKYYQGGKYTEKDAGESGYDNGIIWATWHSRWYSMKETTMKIIPTNRITAGDGQQIEGVKQFGGL; encoded by the exons ATGGCTCCTTCACTTTTGTCCACAGCCGCAGGCGTTCTTTTGctattctccctctcctctgca ACGAGGGGAGACTATTCCGAGGACTGCACACCAAGGGACGGATTT GGCAAGTACTGCCCAACGACATGTGGCGTGGCTGACTACCTCAACAAGTACAAGCCGGTGGTGGACAAGGACCTTGATGAAATGGAGGATATCCTGGATAGAATAACCAACCTTACCACGGGGGCCACAGAGAAAGTCACCTATATGAAGGATTCGGCAACACAACATCAGAAGTCTGGTGGAG ACGTCCACTATAAAAGGTCAGCGAGCATACTGGATGATGTCCTGCGCTTTGAGAAGACCATCGTCTCACAGGAGGAGCAAATATA TCAACTCCAGGGGATACTGGAATCCAACAAGAAGAGGATGTTAGACCTCAAACAGATGTCCATTCAGCTGGATCAGAAATGCCAAGATCCCTGCAAGGATACTGTGGAAATCAAACCCACTACAGGGAAAG ATTGCCAGGATATTGCCAACAAGGGTGCCAAAACCAGCGGTCTGTACTACGTGAAGCCACTGAAGGCTAAAGAGCAGTTCCTGGTGTACTGCGAGATCGACAGCTTCGGCCGCGGCTTTACCGTCCTGCAGAGG AGACGTGATGGCAGCGTGGACTTCAACAAGGACTGGGTCCAGTATAAGGAGGGCTTCGGCTACCTGAGCCCAGATGACACCACCGAGTTCTGGCTGGGCAACGAGAAGATGCACCTGCTCTCCACCCAGTCCTCCATCCCATACGTGCTGAGGATCGAGCTCACCGACTGGGTGGGCAACAAGAA gcATGCCGACTACGCCATGTTCAAATTGGGGCCGGAAGTCGACATGTACCGCCTGACCTACGCCTACTACTTTGGCGGTGACGCGGGGGATGCGTTCGACGGCTTTGACTTCGGAGATGACCCCAGCGACAAGTTCTACACGTCTCACAACGGCATGCAGTTTAGTACCAGCGACAAGGACAACGACAAGTTTCAGGGTAACTGTGCTATGCAGGACGGCTCCGGTTGGTGGATGAACCGATGCCACGCCGCCCACCTCAACGGGAAATATTACCAGG GTGGGAAGTACACGGAGAAGGATGCCGGCGAGTCAGGCTACGACAATGGCATCATCTGGGCCACGTGGCACAGCCGATGGTACTCCATGAAGGAGACTACCATGAAGATCATCCCCACCAACAGGATCACGGCGGGGGACGGACAGCAGATCGAAGGGGTCAAACAGTTTGGAGGCCTGTAA
- the LOC120035144 gene encoding fibrinogen gamma chain-like isoform X1, giving the protein MAPSLLSTAAGVLLLFSLSSAQTRGDYSEDCTPRDGFGKYCPTTCGVADYLNKYKPVVDKDLDEMEDILDRITNLTTGATEKVTYMKDSATQHQKSGGDVHYKRSASILDDVLRFEKTIVSQEEQIYQLQGILESNKKRMLDLKQMSIQLDQKCQDPCKDTVEIKPTTGKDCQDIANKGAKTSGLYYVKPLKAKEQFLVYCEIDSFGRGFTVLQRRRDGSVDFNKDWVQYKEGFGYLSPDDTTEFWLGNEKMHLLSTQSSIPYVLRIELTDWVGNKKHADYAMFKLGPEVDMYRLTYAYYFGGDAGDAFDGFDFGDDPSDKFYTSHNGMQFSTSDKDNDKFQGNCAMQDGSGWWMNRCHAAHLNGKYYQGGKYTEKDAGESGYDNGIIWATWHSRWYSMKETTMKIIPTNRITAGDGQQIEGVKQFGGL; this is encoded by the exons ATGGCTCCTTCACTTTTGTCCACAGCCGCAGGCGTTCTTTTGctattctccctctcctctgca CAGACGAGGGGAGACTATTCCGAGGACTGCACACCAAGGGACGGATTT GGCAAGTACTGCCCAACGACATGTGGCGTGGCTGACTACCTCAACAAGTACAAGCCGGTGGTGGACAAGGACCTTGATGAAATGGAGGATATCCTGGATAGAATAACCAACCTTACCACGGGGGCCACAGAGAAAGTCACCTATATGAAGGATTCGGCAACACAACATCAGAAGTCTGGTGGAG ACGTCCACTATAAAAGGTCAGCGAGCATACTGGATGATGTCCTGCGCTTTGAGAAGACCATCGTCTCACAGGAGGAGCAAATATA TCAACTCCAGGGGATACTGGAATCCAACAAGAAGAGGATGTTAGACCTCAAACAGATGTCCATTCAGCTGGATCAGAAATGCCAAGATCCCTGCAAGGATACTGTGGAAATCAAACCCACTACAGGGAAAG ATTGCCAGGATATTGCCAACAAGGGTGCCAAAACCAGCGGTCTGTACTACGTGAAGCCACTGAAGGCTAAAGAGCAGTTCCTGGTGTACTGCGAGATCGACAGCTTCGGCCGCGGCTTTACCGTCCTGCAGAGG AGACGTGATGGCAGCGTGGACTTCAACAAGGACTGGGTCCAGTATAAGGAGGGCTTCGGCTACCTGAGCCCAGATGACACCACCGAGTTCTGGCTGGGCAACGAGAAGATGCACCTGCTCTCCACCCAGTCCTCCATCCCATACGTGCTGAGGATCGAGCTCACCGACTGGGTGGGCAACAAGAA gcATGCCGACTACGCCATGTTCAAATTGGGGCCGGAAGTCGACATGTACCGCCTGACCTACGCCTACTACTTTGGCGGTGACGCGGGGGATGCGTTCGACGGCTTTGACTTCGGAGATGACCCCAGCGACAAGTTCTACACGTCTCACAACGGCATGCAGTTTAGTACCAGCGACAAGGACAACGACAAGTTTCAGGGTAACTGTGCTATGCAGGACGGCTCCGGTTGGTGGATGAACCGATGCCACGCCGCCCACCTCAACGGGAAATATTACCAGG GTGGGAAGTACACGGAGAAGGATGCCGGCGAGTCAGGCTACGACAATGGCATCATCTGGGCCACGTGGCACAGCCGATGGTACTCCATGAAGGAGACTACCATGAAGATCATCCCCACCAACAGGATCACGGCGGGGGACGGACAGCAGATCGAAGGGGTCAAACAGTTTGGAGGCCTGTAA